One window of Arcobacter cloacae genomic DNA carries:
- a CDS encoding ABC transporter ATP-binding protein — protein sequence MEGLKVEELNFYFGFTQILKDINFELNENKIISIVGPSGGGKTTLLKLCAGLLDVTEGTITNNFGSSSFAFQDARLLPWKNVIENIMLPIIAKLEFKKAYSKACDIALRFGLEEKDFKKYPKDLSGGMKQRVNFARALICEPKLLFLDEPFSALDIGLKKELQDFVLENSKIFGTSVLFITHDLMEAIRLSDEILLLKSDPGEILKTYKIEYPKELRDDNFVFSKTKEFLDDKDVIKTFEIKVR from the coding sequence TTGGAGGGATTAAAAGTTGAAGAGTTAAATTTTTATTTTGGTTTTACACAAATTTTAAAAGATATAAATTTTGAACTTAATGAGAATAAAATAATTAGTATAGTTGGACCAAGTGGTGGAGGCAAAACTACTTTATTAAAGTTATGTGCGGGACTTTTAGATGTTACAGAAGGGACCATTACAAATAATTTTGGTTCATCTTCTTTTGCTTTTCAAGATGCAAGGCTTTTACCTTGGAAAAATGTTATTGAAAATATTATGCTTCCTATTATTGCTAAATTAGAGTTCAAAAAGGCCTATTCAAAAGCTTGTGATATAGCTCTTAGATTTGGACTTGAAGAGAAAGATTTTAAGAAATATCCAAAAGATTTAAGTGGAGGAATGAAACAAAGAGTAAATTTTGCAAGAGCATTGATTTGTGAACCTAAACTATTATTTTTAGATGAACCTTTTTCTGCATTAGATATTGGGTTAAAAAAAGAATTACAAGATTTTGTATTAGAAAATTCTAAAATTTTTGGAACAAGTGTATTATTTATAACTCATGATTTAATGGAGGCTATAAGGCTTAGTGATGAAATATTACTTTTAAAAAGTGACCCTGGAGAAATTTTGAAAACATATAAAATTGAATACCCCAAAGAGTTAAGAGATGATAATTTTGTCTTTTCCAAAACGAAAGAGTTTTTAGATGATAAAGATGTTATTAAAACTTTTGAAATAAAGGTTAGATAA
- a CDS encoding PepSY-associated TM helix domain-containing protein has product MKKIIKKIHLYLGLVFSLFLILIGTTGAILSYEKEILELINPQVYNLDYKNKEKLDKKILFENLEKNHDFQIVAIRFYENPSKPIVLVTPAAEDSNSNRKVLLNVNPYTGELLPPIRGKMFFTYARYIHLDLLLGKVIGKNIVAISTIVLIILSISGLYLYAKPLIHNFKSAMKINFSSNGKRLYYKLHTVFGIYFLVAFLIMSLSGLFWSYDWFKKGVYSLANVEMPPSRVVSTNVTPKKRENNPLDMEQTLKALEIFENSINSNYHEFTIRKNRNSDTFKVSYLEKNYPHSKAFNTMDVNPIKNEITSHEKYEDLKIGEKVINSMLPIHSGEFFGSFFQIIFLIASLSLSMFAITGFLLYKKTRRNI; this is encoded by the coding sequence TTGAAAAAAATCATAAAAAAAATACATCTATATCTTGGATTAGTATTTTCCTTATTTCTAATCTTAATTGGAACAACTGGAGCAATTTTATCTTATGAAAAAGAGATTTTAGAGCTTATTAATCCTCAAGTTTACAATCTTGATTACAAAAATAAAGAAAAACTAGACAAAAAAATATTATTTGAAAATTTAGAAAAAAATCATGATTTTCAAATTGTAGCAATTAGATTTTACGAAAATCCTAGTAAACCTATTGTTTTAGTAACCCCTGCTGCTGAAGATTCAAATAGTAATAGAAAAGTTTTATTAAATGTAAATCCTTATACAGGAGAACTACTTCCTCCTATTAGAGGAAAAATGTTTTTTACTTATGCAAGGTATATTCATTTAGATTTGCTTCTTGGTAAAGTAATAGGAAAAAATATAGTTGCTATCTCTACTATTGTTTTGATAATTTTATCTATTAGTGGATTGTACTTATATGCTAAACCCTTAATTCATAATTTTAAATCTGCAATGAAAATAAATTTTTCATCAAATGGGAAGAGATTATATTACAAGTTACACACAGTTTTTGGAATATATTTTTTAGTTGCTTTTTTAATAATGTCTTTAAGTGGGTTATTTTGGTCTTATGACTGGTTTAAAAAAGGTGTTTATTCATTAGCAAATGTTGAAATGCCCCCATCAAGAGTTGTAAGTACAAATGTAACTCCTAAAAAACGAGAAAACAATCCTTTAGATATGGAACAAACATTAAAAGCATTAGAAATTTTTGAAAATAGTATAAATAGTAATTATCACGAATTTACTATTAGAAAAAATAGAAATAGCGATACTTTTAAAGTTAGTTATCTTGAAAAAAATTATCCTCATAGCAAAGCTTTTAATACTATGGATGTTAATCCTATTAAAAATGAGATTACATCCCATGAAAAATATGAAGATTTAAAAATAGGAGAAAAAGTTATCAACAGCATGTTGCCGATTCATAGTGGTGAATTTTTTGGAAGTTTTTTCCAAATAATATTTTTAATTGCAAGTTTATCTTTATCAATGTTCGCGATTACTGGATTCTTACTATATAAAAAAACAAGGAGAAATATATGA
- a CDS encoding NnrS family protein, producing MQSIKQNATKHYKFYPNEDNIPPYLAYGFRPIFLILPLYMAISMIVWAFIFSGKISFFDDVLSWHIYEMLFGVGIAGIMAFIFTGLPELFPGLVPIVGKRLSKIIALWILGRVSFWFMDFLGVYLVAIINLSLWIYIIYWAFNSVVLDKLQRHSSIAYTLIVLTILQTLFFASKAELILLDSFLILKISLGMFMVLTLLALKRVNMESINEILEYKKIDDVFIAKPFRYNLAIFTIILYTIVEAFYPNNTTLAWIGFASSAAILAIINDYNLKFESILKEPFVWYLSSIIFMMAFGYGFLAYSNLVQLGGENHFRHFLTTGAFSIAFYMVMIIIAHVHTGRVLKSNLWILIGVIMLILSTIFRAIIPFFEEYYSLFMIISVILWVLPFIIYFFKTKDFLLNPRVDGIKG from the coding sequence ATGCAAAGTATTAAACAAAATGCTACAAAACACTATAAGTTTTATCCAAATGAAGATAATATCCCACCATATTTGGCTTATGGATTTAGACCAATTTTTTTGATTCTTCCTCTTTATATGGCTATTTCTATGATAGTTTGGGCATTTATTTTTAGTGGAAAAATAAGTTTTTTTGATGATGTATTAAGCTGGCATATTTATGAAATGCTTTTTGGTGTAGGAATTGCAGGAATAATGGCATTTATTTTTACAGGTTTACCAGAGCTTTTTCCTGGCTTAGTTCCAATAGTTGGGAAAAGATTAAGTAAAATTATCGCTCTTTGGATTTTAGGAAGAGTTAGTTTTTGGTTTATGGATTTTTTAGGAGTGTATCTTGTTGCTATAATAAATCTTTCTTTATGGATATATATTATTTACTGGGCTTTTAATTCTGTTGTATTAGATAAACTTCAAAGGCATTCAAGTATTGCTTATACTTTGATAGTTTTAACAATTTTACAAACCCTATTTTTTGCTTCTAAAGCAGAATTGATTTTATTAGATAGTTTTTTAATTTTGAAAATTAGTTTAGGTATGTTTATGGTACTTACCCTTTTAGCTCTTAAAAGAGTAAATATGGAGTCTATAAATGAAATTTTAGAGTATAAAAAAATAGATGATGTATTTATTGCAAAACCATTTCGTTATAACTTAGCTATTTTCACAATAATTTTATATACAATCGTAGAAGCTTTTTATCCTAATAACACAACTTTAGCTTGGATAGGATTTGCTTCAAGTGCAGCAATTTTAGCCATAATAAATGATTATAATTTGAAATTTGAGTCAATTTTGAAAGAGCCTTTTGTATGGTATTTAAGTTCAATTATTTTTATGATGGCATTTGGATATGGATTTTTAGCCTATTCGAATTTGGTGCAATTGGGAGGAGAAAATCATTTTAGACACTTTTTAACAACAGGAGCTTTTTCTATTGCATTTTATATGGTGATGATTATTATTGCCCATGTTCACACAGGCAGAGTATTAAAATCAAATTTATGGATTTTAATAGGAGTAATAATGCTTATTTTATCAACAATTTTTAGAGCAATTATTCCATTTTTTGAAGAATATTATTCTTTATTTATGATAATTTCTGTGATATTATGGGTATTACCTTTTATAATTTATTTTTTTAAAACAAAAGATTTTTTACTTAATCCAAGAGTTGATGGAATAAAAGGTTAG
- a CDS encoding ABC transporter permease, translating into MKTIFKIIKDLPWFLWSGWGSIASIFLFIAFWDFGNQIYGDLVLSSPKEVFITIGTLFSEETFLNDLILTVKRGVLGFTISLVIGTILGLLAGFFITASVMSRPIVTILVGIPPIAWIVLAMIWFGFGDMTVMFTVVIASFPIIFVGALQGSRTLEGDLSEMMNSFNLSFLQKCKDLYFPHLFSYLFPSWVSALGMSWKIVIMAELLSSNDGIGAALAVARSHLDTPTALALVSTMIGVLLFVEYIILEPIKREVESWRD; encoded by the coding sequence ATGAAAACAATTTTTAAAATAATTAAAGATTTGCCATGGTTTTTATGGAGTGGCTGGGGTAGTATAGCTTCTATTTTTCTCTTTATTGCTTTTTGGGATTTTGGAAATCAAATTTATGGAGATTTAGTATTATCTTCTCCCAAAGAAGTTTTTATAACTATTGGAACACTTTTTAGTGAAGAGACTTTTTTAAATGATTTGATCTTAACTGTAAAAAGAGGAGTTTTAGGTTTTACAATATCTTTAGTTATTGGGACAATTCTAGGACTTTTGGCTGGATTTTTTATAACGGCATCAGTCATGAGTAGACCAATCGTGACTATTTTAGTTGGAATTCCACCTATTGCTTGGATTGTACTTGCAATGATTTGGTTTGGATTTGGTGATATGACAGTTATGTTTACTGTTGTAATAGCATCTTTTCCCATAATATTTGTTGGGGCTTTACAAGGAAGCAGAACTTTAGAAGGTGATTTAAGTGAGATGATGAATAGTTTTAATTTAAGTTTTTTACAAAAATGTAAAGATTTATATTTTCCTCATCTTTTTTCATATCTTTTCCCGTCATGGGTTTCTGCTTTAGGAATGAGTTGGAAAATAGTTATTATGGCTGAATTATTAAGTAGCAATGATGGAATAGGTGCAGCTTTAGCGGTTGCAAGAAGTCATCTTGATACACCAACAGCATTAGCTTTAGTAAGTACAATGATTGGTGTGTTACTTTTTGTTGAATATATAATATTAGAACCTATAAAAAGAGAGGTTGAATCTTGGAGGGATTAA
- a CDS encoding TonB-dependent receptor plug domain-containing protein: MKRIITLSVLLSATILMANEPILDEITISTATKTEKNIDGVVASVDVITQSDIKKMGSESLKDILNNVPGLNVQYGTFPSASSKSKSSVSIRGLGVKGTLFLLDGRRLSGEVANPYDLERIPASQIEKIEIVKGPMSTLYGADATGGVINIITKKPKEGKPQIDLGLRYGQNENGDDKNKNVNLNIKGKENKVGYSFYVNQTNTTPYTQNEIANVYAKTPTGKAKPSSYPMGVNPNLGSNLKNFYNEDVTYKEKSDILTFGGRVEYDIKDNITAGLEFNKFTEDRNGTYIGYFHPTNFNMGASQNKIPAYNVPVNSEDKNERVDISADIKVNATDNLTYQIKAYQSSYEKRNKTTAKYWSDMGYASEEASSQNGMDANVDITTIEGFANYLLNDSHLLTFGAETRTEDREATVFTQANKLTKKSVDYKALYLQDEWMISDSLNAVFGARYDDISNADSKTTFKAGLVKNFSKELNTRFNIAQGYRSPDIRELYIFKNTANGMQRGADVVDNSIGKTAYDLKPESTTTYETGISGKVNNTKYDVAFFYNDVEDLISEVNTGSYYTFRNISKAKTYGSELNITQTITDNFDINFNWMELRTQNNETKKDLEFNPNRVIGTKFIYQVNKDLDTSLGIKYTGKEYYKETLNRGTPTETLKDSYTNSYTTVDWNINYDYTKQISLYGGINNLTDEKIDDMLGSSVGRYYFTGLKVSF, translated from the coding sequence ATGAAGAGAATTATTACTTTAAGTGTACTTTTGAGTGCAACAATTTTAATGGCAAATGAACCAATATTAGATGAAATTACAATTTCAACTGCAACAAAAACTGAGAAAAATATAGATGGAGTTGTTGCAAGTGTAGATGTGATTACTCAAAGTGATATTAAAAAAATGGGTTCAGAATCTTTAAAAGATATATTAAATAATGTACCTGGATTAAATGTGCAATATGGAACATTTCCAAGTGCTAGTAGTAAATCAAAATCTTCAGTATCAATAAGAGGATTAGGGGTAAAGGGAACTCTATTTTTGTTAGATGGAAGAAGGCTTTCGGGAGAAGTTGCAAATCCCTATGATTTAGAAAGAATTCCAGCAAGTCAAATAGAAAAAATAGAGATTGTAAAGGGACCAATGAGCACTTTATATGGAGCAGATGCTACAGGTGGAGTTATTAATATAATTACTAAAAAACCAAAAGAGGGTAAACCTCAAATCGATTTGGGATTAAGATATGGTCAAAATGAAAATGGTGATGATAAAAATAAAAATGTGAATTTAAATATAAAAGGGAAAGAGAATAAAGTTGGATATAGCTTTTATGTAAATCAAACAAATACAACACCTTACACACAAAATGAGATTGCAAATGTTTATGCAAAAACACCAACAGGAAAAGCAAAACCATCATCTTATCCAATGGGCGTGAATCCAAATTTAGGTTCAAATTTAAAAAACTTTTATAATGAAGATGTTACTTATAAAGAAAAAAGTGATATTTTAACTTTTGGTGGAAGAGTAGAGTATGATATAAAAGATAATATTACAGCTGGTTTGGAGTTTAATAAATTTACAGAAGATAGAAATGGTACATATATAGGATATTTTCATCCAACGAATTTCAATATGGGAGCTAGTCAAAACAAAATTCCAGCTTATAATGTACCAGTTAATTCAGAAGATAAAAATGAAAGAGTTGATATATCTGCTGATATTAAAGTAAATGCTACAGATAATTTAACATATCAAATAAAAGCTTATCAAAGTTCTTATGAGAAAAGAAATAAAACAACTGCTAAATATTGGTCTGATATGGGATATGCAAGTGAAGAAGCTTCTTCTCAAAATGGTATGGACGCAAATGTAGATATTACGACTATAGAAGGATTTGCAAATTATTTGTTAAATGATTCTCATTTATTGACTTTTGGAGCTGAAACAAGAACAGAAGATAGAGAAGCAACTGTATTTACACAAGCTAATAAATTAACTAAAAAAAGTGTTGATTATAAAGCTTTATATCTTCAAGATGAGTGGATGATAAGTGATAGCTTAAATGCAGTTTTTGGAGCTAGATATGATGATATAAGTAATGCTGATTCTAAAACAACTTTTAAAGCTGGATTAGTTAAAAACTTTTCCAAAGAACTTAATACAAGATTTAATATCGCTCAAGGATACAGAAGCCCTGATATTAGAGAACTTTATATTTTTAAGAACACAGCCAATGGTATGCAAAGAGGAGCTGATGTAGTAGATAATTCTATTGGAAAGACTGCTTATGACTTAAAACCTGAATCAACAACTACTTATGAAACAGGAATAAGTGGAAAAGTAAATAATACAAAGTATGATGTAGCCTTTTTTTACAATGATGTAGAGGATTTAATAAGTGAAGTGAATACAGGAAGTTATTATACTTTTAGAAATATTTCTAAAGCAAAAACATACGGTAGTGAATTAAATATCACTCAAACAATAACAGATAATTTTGATATAAATTTTAATTGGATGGAATTAAGAACTCAAAATAATGAAACAAAAAAAGATTTAGAATTTAATCCAAACAGAGTTATAGGAACAAAATTTATTTATCAAGTGAATAAAGATTTAGATACAAGTTTAGGTATTAAATATACAGGAAAAGAGTACTATAAAGAGACTTTAAATAGAGGAACACCGACAGAAACTTTAAAAGATAGCTATACAAATAGTTATACGACAGTTGATTGGAATATTAACTATGATTATACGAAGCAGATAAGTTTATATGGAGGAATCAATAACCTAACAGATGAAAAAATTGATGATATGTTAGGAAGTAGTGTAGGAAGATACTATTTTACAGGTCTTAAAGTGAGTTTTTAA
- a CDS encoding ChaN family lipoprotein, translated as MLKLLIAFIATIFLFTGCAEKVAPLTHNLEKKEDIYSIKQAKSISIQELVKEVEHYPVIFVGDHHNTEKTHKFFENFLKELDKQGYKLNLANEWFNPEHDELLQAYTDGKIDSKTLKEKREWDKFTKYKWEYVEPLYEVVKQNDGRLYGMNISKENRTKISLKEFDKMSQEEKDFYNNLDLNVKAHRQLVLPFLTHCNKIPQKTLEPCEERMYRVQVTWDTYMAQNAAKIAKQVIKSPKDKLLVFAGAMHIEQNLGIPLRFARLSNLPYITISNEKIEKDKDLKIDINKSDIVYIYEEKEENNIVK; from the coding sequence ATGTTAAAACTCTTAATAGCTTTTATAGCTACAATTTTTTTATTTACAGGCTGTGCAGAAAAAGTTGCACCATTAACACATAATTTGGAAAAAAAAGAGGATATTTATTCTATAAAACAAGCAAAAAGTATCTCTATTCAAGAGCTTGTAAAAGAAGTAGAACATTATCCAGTTATTTTTGTAGGAGATCATCATAATACTGAAAAAACACATAAGTTTTTTGAAAATTTTTTAAAAGAACTTGATAAGCAAGGTTATAAATTGAATCTTGCAAATGAATGGTTTAATCCTGAACATGATGAATTACTTCAAGCGTATACAGATGGAAAAATTGACTCTAAAACATTAAAAGAAAAAAGAGAGTGGGATAAATTTACAAAATATAAATGGGAATATGTTGAGCCTTTATATGAAGTGGTTAAACAAAATGATGGAAGACTCTATGGAATGAATATTTCTAAAGAAAATAGGACAAAAATTTCTTTAAAAGAGTTTGATAAAATGTCACAAGAGGAAAAAGATTTTTATAATAATTTGGATTTAAATGTAAAAGCACATCGTCAACTTGTATTGCCATTTTTAACACATTGCAATAAAATCCCTCAAAAAACTTTAGAACCTTGTGAAGAAAGAATGTATCGAGTTCAAGTTACTTGGGATACATATATGGCACAAAATGCGGCAAAAATAGCTAAACAAGTTATAAAATCTCCAAAAGATAAGCTTTTAGTTTTTGCAGGAGCTATGCATATAGAGCAAAATTTAGGGATTCCTTTAAGATTTGCAAGATTAAGTAATCTTCCATATATTACTATTTCAAATGAGAAAATTGAAAAAGATAAAGATTTAAAAATAGATATAAATAAATCAGATATAGTTTATATTTATGAAGAGAAAGAAGAAAATAATATCGTTAAATAA
- a CDS encoding ABC transporter substrate-binding protein, with product MKNIILIAVIFVVNLFATKIDKLVIAGPVATISHPIFHIIQEEALKDIAEKVEFRLWQNPDELRAILLKKEAHIVAIPTNVAANLYNKGENIKLFNIPVWGILEIITRDSNIKNINDLKNKEIVVPFRADMPDIMLQAIMKKEGLDPKKDFKLIYAPTPPDAMQMLILRRADNVLLAEPATSMAMRKTGSFPLKLIAPDIYRSVNLQKEWGRVYGTQAKVPQAGLAALGDLDKNVIERFNDEYTKSLNWYKSNPIEAGQLVAKNIDFFKAEAISDSIVNVQLESKTAIESKKDLYDFFEVLKEIEPKLIGSKIPDDNFIWE from the coding sequence ATGAAAAATATAATTTTAATAGCTGTGATTTTTGTGGTAAATTTGTTTGCCACAAAAATTGATAAATTAGTAATTGCAGGACCTGTTGCAACAATAAGTCATCCAATTTTTCATATAATTCAAGAAGAAGCATTAAAAGATATTGCAGAAAAAGTTGAATTTAGACTTTGGCAAAATCCAGATGAATTAAGAGCAATTTTATTAAAAAAAGAGGCTCATATTGTAGCTATTCCTACGAATGTAGCAGCAAATTTATATAATAAAGGTGAGAATATAAAACTTTTCAATATTCCAGTTTGGGGAATATTAGAAATAATTACAAGAGATAGTAATATAAAAAATATAAATGATTTAAAAAATAAAGAGATAGTTGTGCCTTTTAGAGCTGATATGCCTGATATTATGCTTCAAGCAATTATGAAAAAAGAGGGACTTGATCCTAAAAAAGATTTTAAATTAATTTATGCACCAACTCCACCTGATGCTATGCAAATGCTGATTTTAAGAAGAGCTGATAATGTATTATTAGCAGAACCAGCAACTTCAATGGCAATGAGAAAAACAGGTTCTTTCCCTTTAAAACTTATAGCACCTGATATTTATAGAAGTGTAAATTTACAAAAAGAGTGGGGTAGGGTTTATGGAACTCAAGCAAAAGTTCCTCAAGCAGGTTTAGCTGCATTGGGAGACTTAGATAAAAATGTAATTGAAAGATTCAATGATGAGTATACAAAATCTTTGAATTGGTATAAATCAAATCCTATTGAAGCAGGGCAATTAGTTGCTAAGAATATAGATTTTTTTAAAGCCGAAGCAATAAGTGATTCTATTGTGAATGTTCAATTAGAATCAAAAACAGCAATAGAATCAAAAAAAGATTTATATGATTTTTTTGAAGTTTTAAAAGAGATAGAACCAAAATTAATAGGTTCAAAAATACCTGATGATAATTTTATTTGGGAGTAA
- a CDS encoding TonB-dependent receptor domain-containing protein, producing the protein MKNRKILSFFASTAILTTNSLLAQNNSTLEDVTVTTASGYEQIIKQAPASISVITAKDLEKKKFNSLHDIVNDIPGVNVIGGGIGSGISIRGMEKGYTLILVDGKRVRSETGNPRELNNEDLDANFIPPLSAIEKIEVIRGPMSSLYGSDAMGGVINIITKKTPNKWSGSIEFGYTKPSNNDMSPQKQVDYFLNGPLVNDLLGLQFWGYRKIQDQDKYYGGFQESEKKNIGGKLTLTPNENNDLYVEYSKTSQHYTGTPGETLLPTARSSADREWTRDALSTGYNGRFEIGNIELKYYEEDYERNTFPSNATYTTGSTNKVADGKFVTAINNHMLTTGYQWTKDRLTNNDLGGGRSGSYGTKTITENSYFIEDEWELLDETLFLTMGARLTDNEYFGNHISPRTYLVYNLNTNWTFKGGVATGYKSPKITQIDETTGSQRGGGNSQFLILGNPDLDPEESTNYEIGAYYDNNNNFSSSFTLFRNDFENKIINTSSYMFDDNSGGKISAYCDSGRVGTRNCPAWATWLNLNGALINGLELESKWDITDKLNLKGNYTLAKSEIDAGNVTIKTPAGDRSFGDTLAQLDGNSLTGVPEHTASISLNYDPIKSVSTFIRGNYESELTKVSFENNSVSKDENDLLTFDSGISYKINNNLNFNFTIYNLFDEVRFKQNEETGAVRYTERGRNFWTSLKASF; encoded by the coding sequence ATGAAAAATAGAAAAATATTAAGTTTTTTTGCATCTACTGCAATATTAACTACAAATAGTTTGTTAGCGCAAAACAACAGCACATTAGAAGATGTTACTGTTACAACTGCTTCTGGTTATGAACAAATCATAAAACAAGCACCTGCTAGTATTAGCGTTATTACCGCAAAAGATTTGGAAAAAAAGAAATTTAACTCTTTACATGATATCGTAAATGATATTCCAGGAGTAAATGTAATTGGTGGAGGAATTGGAAGTGGTATTTCAATCAGGGGTATGGAAAAAGGTTATACATTAATTTTAGTTGATGGGAAAAGAGTTCGTTCAGAAACAGGAAATCCAAGAGAACTTAATAATGAAGATTTAGATGCTAATTTTATTCCTCCACTAAGTGCAATTGAAAAAATAGAAGTTATTAGAGGACCTATGAGTTCTTTGTATGGTAGTGATGCTATGGGAGGAGTTATAAATATTATTACTAAAAAAACTCCTAACAAATGGAGTGGCTCAATAGAATTTGGTTATACAAAACCTTCAAATAATGATATGAGTCCACAAAAACAAGTTGATTATTTTTTAAATGGTCCTTTGGTAAATGATTTATTAGGTTTACAATTTTGGGGATATAGAAAAATTCAAGATCAAGATAAATATTATGGAGGATTTCAAGAATCAGAGAAAAAAAACATAGGAGGGAAACTTACTCTTACTCCAAATGAAAATAATGATTTATATGTAGAGTATTCAAAAACTTCTCAACATTATACAGGAACACCTGGTGAAACTTTACTTCCAACTGCTAGAAGTAGTGCTGATAGAGAATGGACAAGAGATGCTTTGTCAACGGGATATAATGGAAGATTTGAAATAGGTAATATTGAATTAAAATATTATGAAGAAGATTATGAAAGAAATACTTTTCCTTCAAATGCAACTTATACTACAGGTTCAACAAATAAAGTTGCTGATGGAAAATTTGTTACGGCAATTAATAATCATATGCTAACAACTGGCTATCAATGGACAAAAGATAGATTAACAAACAATGATTTAGGTGGAGGTAGAAGTGGAAGTTATGGAACTAAAACCATAACTGAAAATTCTTATTTTATTGAAGATGAATGGGAATTATTAGATGAAACACTATTTCTAACAATGGGTGCTAGATTAACTGATAATGAATATTTTGGAAATCATATCTCTCCTCGAACATACTTAGTTTACAATTTAAATACAAATTGGACATTTAAAGGTGGAGTTGCAACAGGATACAAAAGTCCAAAAATAACCCAAATTGATGAAACAACTGGTTCACAAAGAGGTGGAGGAAATAGTCAATTCTTAATTTTAGGAAATCCTGATTTAGATCCTGAAGAAAGCACAAACTATGAAATAGGAGCTTATTATGATAATAACAACAATTTTAGTAGTAGTTTTACTCTATTTAGAAATGATTTTGAAAATAAAATTATAAATACTTCTTCTTATATGTTTGATGATAATTCAGGAGGAAAAATCTCTGCTTATTGTGATTCTGGAAGAGTTGGAACTAGAAATTGTCCTGCATGGGCAACTTGGCTTAATCTAAATGGTGCTTTGATTAATGGTTTAGAATTAGAAAGTAAGTGGGATATCACTGATAAACTTAATTTAAAAGGAAATTATACCCTTGCAAAATCTGAAATAGATGCAGGAAATGTAACTATAAAAACTCCTGCTGGAGATAGATCATTTGGAGATACTTTAGCACAACTTGATGGAAACTCACTAACAGGAGTTCCTGAACATACAGCTTCTATCTCATTAAATTATGATCCTATAAAATCCGTTTCTACGTTTATTAGAGGAAACTATGAAAGTGAGTTAACAAAAGTTAGTTTTGAAAATAATAGTGTAAGTAAAGATGAAAATGATTTATTAACTTTTGATAGTGGAATAAGTTATAAAATCAATAATAATTTAAATTTTAATTTTACTATTTATAATTTATTTGATGAAGTAAGATTTAAACAAAATGAAGAAACTGGAGCTGTTAGATATACAGAAAGAGGAAGAAATTTTTGGACAAGTTTAAAAGCATCTTTTTAA